In Cervus canadensis isolate Bull #8, Minnesota chromosome 6, ASM1932006v1, whole genome shotgun sequence, one DNA window encodes the following:
- the LOC122443360 gene encoding protein tyrosine phosphatase type IVA 1-like → MARMNRPAPVEVTYRNMRFLITYNPTNATLSKFIEELKKYGVTTIVRVCEATYDTTLVEKEGIHVLDWPFDDGAPPSNQIVDDWLSLVKIKFREDPGCCIAVHCVAGLGRAPVLVALALIEGGMKYEDAVQFIRQKRRGAFNSKQLLYLEKYRPKMWLRFKDSNGHRNNCCVQ, encoded by the coding sequence ATGGCTCGAATGAACCGCCCAGCTCCTGTGGAAGTTACGTACAGGAACATGAGATTTCTTATTACATACAACCCAACTAATGCAACGTTAAGCAAATTTATAGAGGAACTTAAGAAGTATGGAGTTACCACAATCGTAAGAGTATGTGAAGCAACTTATGACACTACTCTTGTGGAGAAAGAAGGCATCCATGTTCTCGATTGGCCTTTTGATGATGGCGCACCACCATCTAACCAAATTGTTGATGATTGGTTAAGTCTTGTGAAGATTAAGTTTCGTGAAGACCCTGGTTGTTGTATTGCTGTTCATTGTGTTGCAGGCCTTGGCAGAGCTCCAGTGCTTGTTGCCCTAGCATTAATTGAAGGTGGAATGAAATATGAAGATGCAGTACAGTTCATAAGACAAAAGCGACGAGGAGCTTTTAACAGCAAGCAACTTTTGTATTTGGAGAAGTATCGTCCTAAAATGTGGCTGCGCTTCAAAGACTCCAATGGGCATAGAAACAACTGTTGCGTTCAGTAA